One genomic segment of Fervidobacterium pennivorans includes these proteins:
- the pelG gene encoding exopolysaccharide Pel transporter PelG: protein MAGIGFELNKLLSKNSFFSDIFSFFYSANVSAGPWIMSSVTLVVIQLLIPQNEIPFFISAIIYTFIFSTIIFGSVSTSVTRFLADLIYKKEFEKIYGLYISSLGYAVFSSATFLTVFFLINKITELWKIFLFSYSLTSLTIIWVQVIFITAIRVFTPVVLSFLFGSLLSLFGSVYLFKFRGEYFSYLGYNFGLMFIASMLQLFIRRYLFVVKPSKETKLLFLEAVKKYKKQAVSGFITYMAAWIDDFIAWSYFKYSISKGFIFAPQYDIPMFISYLFIVPTLTLFVLNLETDFYFNYRAFYQSIEENRTLTYIKLAKETLDNNLYATTKLILSVQFAFMLSGLILSGPFAKALLLNDYGLKALRFGIVGAAANGIFLYVSLIAHYFDLPDIPMYASIIAFTVNFVFSMLTIIRFPGIGFAIGFIIAVIYSWTKFRAVYKDLLHFEFIRNRLSLPLRQVIIHENKYFEETE, encoded by the coding sequence ATGGCGGGGATTGGTTTTGAACTCAACAAATTGTTAAGTAAAAACTCTTTTTTTTCTGATATATTCAGTTTCTTTTATTCAGCAAATGTTAGTGCTGGACCTTGGATAATGTCTTCTGTCACTCTTGTTGTTATTCAATTACTCATTCCGCAAAATGAGATACCGTTCTTTATTTCGGCAATCATATACACGTTTATCTTTTCCACGATAATCTTCGGCAGTGTTTCCACTTCTGTAACGAGGTTTCTAGCGGATTTAATCTACAAAAAGGAATTCGAAAAAATATATGGGCTTTACATTTCATCTCTTGGATATGCAGTCTTTTCTTCCGCAACTTTCCTAACTGTCTTCTTCCTAATAAATAAAATTACAGAGCTTTGGAAAATATTTCTGTTTTCATATTCTCTAACAAGTTTGACAATCATTTGGGTACAAGTCATTTTCATAACGGCAATAAGGGTTTTTACTCCTGTTGTACTCAGTTTTTTATTCGGAAGTCTGCTGAGTCTGTTTGGAAGTGTTTATCTTTTTAAATTTAGAGGCGAATACTTTTCTTATTTGGGTTACAACTTCGGACTGATGTTTATAGCTTCAATGCTCCAGTTGTTTATAAGGCGCTATTTGTTTGTTGTGAAACCTTCCAAAGAGACCAAACTTCTATTCCTGGAAGCCGTAAAAAAATACAAAAAACAAGCCGTTTCGGGTTTCATAACTTATATGGCAGCCTGGATAGACGATTTCATCGCATGGTCTTATTTCAAATACTCAATTTCAAAAGGTTTCATTTTTGCTCCTCAGTATGATATCCCTATGTTCATTTCTTATCTCTTTATTGTCCCAACGCTGACACTCTTTGTGCTGAACTTAGAAACTGATTTCTACTTTAATTACAGGGCTTTCTACCAATCGATAGAAGAAAATCGCACACTTACATATATCAAGCTCGCCAAAGAAACACTCGATAATAACTTATACGCAACCACAAAACTCATTCTTTCAGTCCAATTCGCTTTTATGCTTTCTGGCTTAATACTCTCGGGTCCTTTTGCAAAAGCTTTGTTGTTAAACGATTATGGTCTTAAAGCCTTAAGATTTGGTATTGTGGGAGCTGCAGCGAACGGTATTTTTCTCTACGTTTCACTGATTGCTCATTACTTTGATTTGCCAGATATTCCTATGTATGCTTCCATAATCGCATTCACGGTTAACTTCGTATTCTCGATGTTAACTATCATACGTTTCCCCGGTATTGGATTTGCTATAGGATTCATCATAGCAGTGATTTACAGCTGGACAAAATTCAGAGCCGTATACAAAGATTTGCTCCACTTTGAGTTCATACGAAACAGACTATCTCTTCCTTTAAGGCAGGTGATTATCCACGAAAACAAATATTTTGAAGAAACTGAATGA